The Phragmitibacter flavus genome contains a region encoding:
- the cysD gene encoding sulfate adenylyltransferase subunit CysD — MTHLQFLESEAIYILRETAAQFSKPAMLFSGGKDSIVMAWLAKKAFHPAHLPFPLLHVDTGHNFPEAIEYRDWFVKEVKANLVVGYVQKSIDDGRVKEEKGINASRNKLQTVTLLDTIEEHQFDAALGGGRRDEEKARAKERFFSHRDEFGQWDPKNQRPELWNIFNGRKHFGEHFRVFPLSNWTEMDVWQYIRQENIPLPSLYFSHQRKIIERHGQLLDTETGFIPLLDEEKPKIQEMTVRFRTVGDATCTGAVLSTASNLDDIVAEVAAARQTERGTRADDKRSETAMEDRKKEGYF, encoded by the coding sequence ATGACCCACCTTCAGTTCCTCGAAAGCGAAGCCATCTACATCCTTCGCGAAACCGCTGCCCAGTTCAGCAAACCCGCCATGCTCTTTTCCGGCGGCAAAGACTCCATCGTCATGGCCTGGCTTGCCAAAAAAGCCTTCCATCCCGCCCACCTTCCCTTCCCGCTCCTCCACGTCGACACCGGCCATAACTTCCCCGAAGCCATCGAATACCGCGACTGGTTCGTCAAAGAAGTCAAAGCCAACCTCGTCGTCGGCTACGTCCAAAAATCCATCGACGACGGCCGCGTCAAGGAAGAAAAAGGCATCAACGCCAGCCGCAACAAACTGCAAACCGTCACCCTTCTCGACACCATCGAAGAACACCAGTTCGACGCCGCCCTCGGCGGTGGTCGACGCGACGAAGAAAAAGCCCGCGCCAAAGAACGTTTCTTTTCCCACCGAGACGAATTTGGCCAATGGGACCCCAAAAACCAGCGCCCCGAACTCTGGAACATTTTTAACGGACGCAAACACTTCGGCGAACACTTCCGCGTCTTCCCCCTTTCCAACTGGACCGAAATGGACGTCTGGCAATACATCCGCCAGGAAAACATCCCCCTCCCCAGCCTCTACTTTAGTCACCAGCGCAAAATCATCGAGCGCCACGGCCAGCTGCTCGATACCGAAACCGGCTTCATCCCCCTCCTCGACGAAGAGAAGCCCAAGATCCAGGAAATGACCGTCCGCTTCCGCACCGTCGGCGACGCCACCTGCACCGGCGCCGTCCTCTCCACCGCCAGCAACCTCGACGACATCGTCGCCGAAGTCGCCGCCGCCCGCCAGACCGAACGCGGCACCCGCGCCGACGACAAACGCTCCGAGACCGCCATGGAAGACCGCAAAAAAGAAGGCTAC
- a CDS encoding phosphoadenosine phosphosulfate reductase family protein, whose product MSPEQIDALNQEVSGFNATQLIEWAIARSEGRAIVTTNFRPYEAVILHLATQAKPDIPVLWADHGTNLPETYRFAEQTRTQLNLNIKPFLPQQTAAHWLALNGGSIPMPDEVERVESFSQVMKLEPFQRGMRELAPTVWITALRREQNPQRAATLRPVQWDSGFNTLKVNPILDWVPSDLEAYLTEHQLPNERTYYDPAKGDEKHECGLHAPLTTK is encoded by the coding sequence ATGTCACCCGAGCAAATCGACGCCCTCAATCAAGAAGTTTCCGGCTTCAACGCCACCCAACTCATCGAGTGGGCCATCGCCCGGTCTGAAGGTCGCGCCATCGTCACCACCAACTTCCGTCCCTACGAGGCCGTCATCCTCCACCTCGCCACCCAAGCCAAACCAGACATCCCCGTCCTCTGGGCCGACCACGGCACCAATCTCCCTGAAACCTACCGTTTCGCCGAGCAAACCCGCACCCAGCTCAACCTCAACATCAAACCCTTCCTCCCCCAACAAACCGCCGCCCACTGGCTCGCCCTCAACGGCGGCAGCATCCCCATGCCGGATGAAGTCGAACGCGTCGAATCCTTCAGTCAGGTCATGAAGCTCGAGCCCTTCCAGCGCGGCATGCGCGAACTCGCCCCCACCGTCTGGATCACCGCCCTGCGCCGCGAACAAAATCCCCAACGCGCCGCCACCCTCCGCCCCGTGCAGTGGGACAGCGGCTTCAACACCCTCAAGGTCAACCCCATCCTCGATTGGGTCCCCTCCGACCTCGAAGCCTACCTCACCGAGCACCAACTCCCCAACGAGCGCACCTATTACGATCCCGCCAAAGGCGACGAAAAACACGAGTGCGGCCTCCACGCCCCCCTCACCACCAAATAA
- the clpS gene encoding ATP-dependent Clp protease adapter ClpS has protein sequence MPSTTATPELETDTEVTFDEPWNVLIHNDPVNLMSYVAHVIRKIFGYNAKQAEKLMLEVHQEGKSMVWSGSRERAELYVKELHGHQLLATMEKAGG, from the coding sequence ATGCCTTCGACCACTGCGACGCCTGAACTTGAGACCGACACCGAGGTGACGTTTGATGAGCCGTGGAATGTGCTCATCCATAATGATCCGGTGAATTTGATGAGTTATGTGGCGCATGTGATCCGCAAAATATTTGGTTACAATGCGAAGCAGGCGGAGAAGTTGATGCTGGAAGTGCATCAGGAAGGGAAGAGCATGGTTTGGAGTGGTTCGCGGGAGCGTGCGGAACTTTATGTGAAGGAATTGCACGGTCACCAGCTCCTGGCCACGATGGAAAAGGCGGGCGGTTAG
- a CDS encoding DUF2017 family protein, translating to MRLTLLKEQELWQLSDMEEVHVELLRQAADDASMTDCPEGRQRLFPSPVPQDQRLREGEFLEDWNEYVTGELDTQFAEDVGTLLADLDGVEIHHTADEEPIDPRYLVKVPLDHAGAWFSSLNQARLMLDLKYALHPDGEHLQLQLDAGLDEGETLHERLAAYMRYEFFALIQEWLVRQVMAADQE from the coding sequence ATGCGTTTGACTTTGTTAAAGGAACAGGAATTGTGGCAGCTTAGTGACATGGAGGAGGTTCATGTGGAGTTGCTGCGTCAGGCTGCGGACGATGCGAGCATGACGGATTGTCCGGAGGGCAGGCAGCGGCTTTTTCCTTCACCGGTGCCGCAGGATCAGCGTTTGCGGGAGGGGGAGTTTTTGGAGGACTGGAACGAGTATGTGACGGGGGAGCTGGACACGCAGTTTGCAGAAGATGTGGGGACCCTGCTGGCGGATTTGGACGGGGTGGAGATTCATCACACGGCTGATGAGGAGCCGATCGATCCGCGTTATCTGGTGAAGGTGCCGCTGGATCATGCGGGGGCCTGGTTCAGCAGTTTAAATCAGGCGCGTTTGATGTTGGACTTGAAGTATGCGCTGCATCCCGATGGGGAGCATTTGCAGTTGCAACTGGATGCCGGTCTGGATGAGGGGGAAACGCTGCACGAACGTCTGGCGGCTTACATGAGGTATGAGTTTTTTGCGCTGATTCAGGAGTGGCTGGTGCGGCAGGTGATGGCGGCGGACCAGGAGTAG
- a CDS encoding HD domain-containing protein translates to MAEHPHDLLSIRDLKQVASPTPEPARIHAQVEACHIKETSNGKPYHELRLSDGSESLTWRVFDSNPLFAQVADLKRSDWIELSAQWVDTGKYGLDPRSAELSALTDDEIATLLHGDPTTSARQRSDFDDILRLTDSIVDPRLHALCQIFFQQHSDRFKRAAAAREYHHARRGGLVEHVAQMMRCAVKIIEAYPQLNRDLLIAGVLFHDCGKLWENNYPEQGFNMPFSIHGEMLGHIPLGLELVNKLWRQLLEQPEAAAWTTLEPANELVRLHLLHLIGSHHGEYQFGSPVLPKTPEAIVLHHVDNIDAKMEMFRRAYETGNELGHGIHERVRPLPANVVTPLAPFQTEP, encoded by the coding sequence ATGGCCGAACACCCCCACGACCTGCTCTCAATCCGGGACCTTAAACAGGTCGCCAGCCCTACGCCCGAACCCGCCCGCATCCACGCACAAGTCGAGGCCTGCCACATCAAGGAAACCTCCAACGGCAAACCCTACCACGAACTGCGACTCAGCGATGGCAGCGAGTCCCTCACTTGGCGCGTCTTCGACAGCAATCCACTCTTCGCCCAGGTGGCCGATCTCAAACGCAGCGATTGGATCGAACTCAGCGCCCAGTGGGTCGACACCGGCAAATATGGTCTCGATCCCCGCTCCGCCGAGCTTAGTGCCCTTACCGATGACGAAATCGCCACCCTTCTGCACGGCGACCCCACCACCAGCGCCCGGCAACGCAGCGATTTCGACGACATCCTGCGTCTCACCGATTCCATCGTTGACCCCCGTCTCCACGCCCTCTGCCAGATCTTCTTCCAGCAACACAGTGACCGCTTCAAACGCGCTGCCGCCGCCCGGGAATACCATCACGCCCGACGCGGCGGCCTCGTTGAACACGTCGCCCAAATGATGCGCTGCGCCGTCAAGATCATCGAAGCTTATCCCCAACTCAATCGAGACCTGCTCATCGCCGGCGTTCTCTTTCACGACTGTGGCAAACTCTGGGAAAACAACTACCCCGAACAAGGTTTCAACATGCCCTTCTCCATCCATGGAGAAATGCTCGGCCACATCCCCCTCGGTCTTGAACTGGTGAACAAACTCTGGCGTCAGCTTCTCGAACAACCCGAAGCCGCCGCCTGGACCACCCTCGAACCCGCCAACGAACTCGTCCGCCTGCACCTCCTTCATCTCATCGGCTCTCATCACGGCGAATACCAGTTCGGTTCCCCCGTTCTGCCCAAAACTCCCGAAGCCATCGTCCTTCATCACGTTGACAACATCGACGCCAAAATGGAGATGTTCCGCCGCGCCTACGAAACCGGCAACGAACTCGGCCACGGCATTCACGAACGCGTCCGCCCCCTTCCTGCAAATGTCGTAACGCCCCTCGCTCCCTTCCAAACCGAACCCTGA
- a CDS encoding P-II family nitrogen regulator — MKKIEAIIKPFKLEDVKEALAEVGVQGMTVVEVKGFGRQKGHTEIYRGSEYTVDFLPKVKVEIVVEGDRADAVVDAIVKAANTGKIGDGKVFVSDVAEAIRIRTGERGREAITGS, encoded by the coding sequence ATGAAAAAAATAGAAGCCATTATCAAGCCCTTTAAACTGGAAGACGTCAAGGAGGCCCTCGCTGAAGTAGGTGTCCAGGGCATGACCGTGGTTGAAGTGAAGGGCTTTGGTCGCCAGAAAGGCCATACCGAAATTTATCGCGGCAGTGAATACACTGTCGATTTTCTTCCTAAAGTGAAAGTGGAGATTGTGGTGGAGGGCGATCGCGCCGACGCCGTGGTGGATGCCATTGTTAAAGCCGCAAACACCGGAAAAATCGGTGACGGCAAAGTTTTCGTCAGTGATGTCGCGGAAGCCATTCGGATCCGCACTGGGGAACGTGGTCGTGAGGCGATCACCGGGAGCTAG